From the genome of Sphingopyxis sp. DBS4:
AGCAGCGCGGCGCGCCAGCGCACCGCCTCGGGCTTCAGCAATTGATGATGGAAGATGTCGAGCGAGCCGACGGTGAGGCCGAGCTTGCGAAGCTGCGGCCGCTCCTCGGCGGTCATTGCCGCGAGCTGCGCCTCGACCGCGGCACGCGGGGCCGTGCCGCCGCCGTCGACGAGCGCGGCGAGCAGCGCGCGGACGCGCGGTGGGGTGAAGAGGTCGCCCGCCGCCTCGCCCATCGCCGCGAGCGGTGCGGCGTGGCGCGCAAGCTGCTCGGCGACGAAAGCCTGTAACCGTTCGGAAATCGCCTGCACCTGCTGCGGCTCGAACCGGCGGAGCGCGGCGTCGATCTGGATCGCGGGCTGAACGAGCGTCGGGCCGCGCGCCAGCGTCGCGACGATATGGCCGTGCCAGGCCAGCCGCGGCGGCGCGCCCGCTTCGCTGACCAGCGACAGCGCCTGATCCTCGCCCGCCGCGAGCGTCGCGGCGCGGCGCGCCAATTCGTCGCGCAGATGCTTTTCGGCGGCGGCGAGGAGCAGGCGATGATCGCTCGCGCGGGCGCGCGCGTCGACCTTGAACTGGAATCCGTTCAGCGTGCCGATCGCCTCGCCATCGACCGCGACGGTGCCGTCGGCGGCGACCGCGACGGGCAGCGCGGTGTGGCGCTGGCCCGCGTCGCGCAGCAGCAGCGCGAGCCGCCGATCGACGAAGCGCTGGGCGAGCGCGGCGTGCAGCGCGTCCGAAAGCCGCGATTCGAGATCCTGCGTCCGCTCGGTCCAGCCCGCGCCGCCGGCGATCCAGTCGCCGCGCTGGGCGATGAAGCAAAGCGTGCGGACGGCGGCGATGCGGCTCGCGAGCTGGTCGATATCGCCGTCGGTGTCGTCGAGCCGCGCGAGACGCCGCGCGAACCAGTCGGGATCGACCATCCCGTCGCCGCTCGTCCGCCATTGCCATAGCTTGAGGACGGTGCGGCTGTGATGCTCGGCGCCGAGCTGCTCGAAATCGGGCAGGCCGCAGACGTCCCACAGGCGCTGGACCGCCTCGGGCTCGCCGTCGCGCATCCGCACCTCCATGTCGCCCGCGAGATGCCGCAGCACCGCGATGTCAACCGCCTCGGGCGCGGCGCGCAGGCTCGGCTGCGCGGGCGGCAGCGCGAGATCGGCGAGCAGCGTTTCGAGCGTGTCGAAACGCGGCGCCGGATTGCGCCAGAACAGGCTGGTGAGCGGCGGGAAATGATGCCCCTTGATCGCTGCGATCTCCTCGGGCGTGAAGCCGCCTTGCGGGGTGCCGACGGTGCCGAAGCTGCCGTCCTGCTGGTGCCGCCCGGCGCGCCCCGCGATCTGCGCCATTTCGGAAATGGTCAGGCGGCGCAGGCGGCGGCCGTCGAATTTCTGCAGGCTCGCGAAGGCGACGTGCTGAACGTCGAGGTTGAGCCCCATGCCGATCGCGTCGGTGGCGACGAGATAGTCGACCTCGCCCGCCTCGAACATCGCGACCTGGGCGTTGCGCGTCTTGGGGCTGAGCGCGCCCATGACGACCGCGGCGCCGCCCGAAAAGCGGCGCAGCATCTCGGCGATCGCGTAAACTTCCTCGGCCGAGAAGGCGACAACCGCCGAGCGCTTGGGCAGCCGCGACAATTTCGAGGTGCCGGCATAGCTCAGTGTCGAAAAGCGCGGGCGGGTAACGATCTCTGCCTCGGGCACCAGATCGCGGACGAGCCCCTTGAGGCTCGCCGAGCCGAGGATCATCGTCTCCTCGCGCCCGCGCGCGCGGAGCAGCCGGTCGGTGAAGACATGGCCGCGTTCGGGATCGGCGCCGAGCTGGGCCTCGTCGATGCCGACGAACGCGACGTCGCGTTCCACCGGCAGCGCTTCCATCGTGCCCAGAAGGTAGCGCGCCTCGGGCGGCATGATCCGCTCTTCGCCCGTCACCAGCGCAACCTGTGCCGGCCCTTTCATCGCCACGACGCGGTCATAGACCTCGCGTGCGAGCAGGCGCAGCGGAAAGCCGATCATCCCGCTCGAATGGGCGGTCAGGCGCTCGACCGCCAAATGGGTTTTGCCGGTGTTGGTGGGGCCAAGGACGGCCTTGACCGGGCTGGAAGAGGATGCCGTCATTGTCTTTGCCCCAAGCTGGCATGGCGCGCGCTGCAGCGCAACAGGGGATCGACGAAGAGCGGCGATTTCGTCCGTCGCTCCTGGCGTGGTCCCGCCTTTTTCCGGTGGGTGTTGCGATGATGATCTCACGCAAAGGCGCAAAGGCGCGAAGAAGAAGAAATGCCTCACACAAAGACACAAAGAGGGTGCGCGCGATTTGCGGCGTCGGCTTGTCGCCGCAGGCGACTGTATCAAATGCGCTTCGCGCGGCTCTTCACCGCGCTTAATGTGCGCGCCGCCCTCTTTGTGTCTTTGTGTGAGCTTCTCTATTTTCTTCCTTCTTCGCGTCTTTGCGCCTTTGCGTGAGAGTGAAGGAAGCGGACCCGAATATGAGGCGGATCGACGAGGGGCCGCATCATATCCCGGCCTCCGCACGGCCCGCCGCAAGGCGGGCGAGGAGGTGGGGCGTTAAATTGACTTTAACGGCCTTTGTTTACAGATCGGCGGTCGAAAAGATCATTCGACGGCCGGGTCGGGAGGCCCGTCGAACGGGGGTTGCTTTTGTTCCAGCGTCACGAACCCATCGCGGGGATGTCCGGCAATGCGGCCGCCCTCACGATGTCGCAGGCGATCGGCCTGCGGCGCGCGGACGCCGCGCCCGAACCGGCGCTGTCCTGGCGCGACCGGCTTGCGCTGCTCGATCTCGTTCCCGACCTTGGCGACAATATCGGTTCGGGCGAATGGTGGCGGGGGCTAGCGACGCTGACCCTGCTGTGCGGCGCTGCCATTGCAACCTATCCCGGCGTGCAGCCGCTCGAACAGCCCGCCGCGGCACTCGATGCCGCCGATTTCAACGAAGCGCGCGCGCAGATGATCGTGCCGCTCGCGTTCGGTGGCGATACCGGCCGCCACATGGCCGCGACCGACGCCGTACGGCCGCTCGCCCAGACCCCCGAACGCCCGCAGATCGAACTCACCGCGACGCTCGGCCAGGGCGACAGCTTTGCCCGCGTGCTCGAACGCTCGGGCGTCGGCAGCCAGGATGCAGAGGCACTTGCGAGCCAGGTCGCGGGCGCGGTGCCGCTCGCCGACATCGCGCCGGGCACGCGGATCGACCTGATCCTCGGCCGCCGCGCCGCGCGGACCATGCCGCGCCCGGTCGACGCGCTCGCGATGCGCGCGCGCTTCGACCTGCGCATCGAGATGGAGCGGATCGACGGGCGGCTGGTGATGCGCCGCATCCCGATCGCGGTCGATGCGACGCCGCTGCGCATCCGCGGCCGCGTCGGTGACAGCCTTTATCGCTCGGCGCGCGCCGCGGGCGCTTCGCCCGAATCGATCCAGGCTTATCTGCGCGTCATCGGCCGTCAGCTTTCGGTCGGCAGCGACATCCGCGCGAGCGACGAGTTCGACATCATCGTCGAGCATCGCCGCGCCGAAACGGGCGAGAGCGAAACGGGCAAATTGCTCTATGCGGGTCTTGTCCGCGGCGGCAAGCCGAAGCTGTCGATGATCGAATGGACCGTCGACGGCCGTCTCCAATGGTTCGAGGCGTCGGGCGCGGGCGAGCAGCGCAGCGGCATGGTGCGTCCGACGAACGGTCGGATCACCTCGCCCTTCGGAATGCGCCGCCACCCGATCCTCGGCTATGTACGGATGCATCGCGGCATCGACATGGGCGGCGGTTACGGCGGTCCGGTCTTCGCGGTCAGCGACGGCGTCGTGCAGGTCGCCGGTCGCACCGGCGGCTATGGCAATTATGTGAAGCTCAGCCACGGCGGCGGGCTCGGCACCGGCTATGGGCATATGAGCCGTATCGCGGTGCGGCCCGGCCAGCATGTGACGCGCGGGCAGGTGATCGGCTATATCGGATCGAGCGGCCTCTCGACCGGCCCGCATCTTCACTATGAAGTCTATCGCAACGGCGTTCCGGTGAACCCGCTGTCGATCGCCTTCGTCACCCGCGCCAGGCTGGAAGGGCAGGCGCTCGCCGACTTCCGCGCGCGCATCCGTCAGCTCACGTCGATCGCGCCCGGCGCGGCGCTCGCTCCGGTCGCGGCGAAGCCGGTCGAAGGGCCGAAGCTCGGGTCGCTCGGCGATGTCGCCGCAAAGCGCGCGGGCGAAGGGATCTAGCTTTCCCCCTCCTGCAAGCGGCAGGGGATGAATGCTATTTGCCCTTGCGCTTCGCGCCGCTATGCACGCGGGCATGACTCACGCCCCCTTTCCCGACCTGCGCCTGCGCCGCAGCCGCCGCACGGCATGGAGCCGCGCGATGGTGCGCGAGCATCATCTGACCCCGTCGAACCTGATCTGGCCGCTGTTCGTCTGCGCCGGATCGAGCACCGAGGAGCCGATCGCGAGCCTGCCGGGCGTATCGCGCTGGTCGGTCGACCGGCTCGTCGAGCGCGCGAAGGACGCGGCGGCGGCGGGCATCCCGTGCCTTGCGCTCTTTCCCTATACCGAGGCCGGGCGGCGCAGCGAGGATGGCGCGGAAGCGCTCAATCCCGATAATCTCATGTGCCGCGCCACCGCCGCGATCAAGCAGGCGCTCGGCGACGACATCGGTGTGCTCACCGACGTCGCGCTCGATCCCTACACAAGCCACGGGCAGGACGGGCTGATCGACGAGGCGGGCGATGTCCTCAACGACGAGACGGTCGAGGTGCTGGTCGGGCAGGCACTCAATCAGGCGCGCGCGGGGGCCGACATCATCGCGCCTTCGGACATGATGGACGGCCGCGTCGGCGCGATCCGCGAAGCGCTGGAGATCGAGGGCTTCGGGCACGTCCAGATCATGAGCTACGCCGCCAAATATGCCTCGGCCTTCTATGGTCCCTTCCGCGACGCGGTCGGTTCGCGCGGGCTGCTCAAGGGCGACAAGAAGACCTATCAGATGGACCCCGCGAACGTCGAAGAGGCGCTGCGCGAGGTGGAGATGGATCTGGCGGAAGGCGCCGACAGCGTCATGGTCAAGCCTGGCCTGCCCTATCTGGACGTCGTGCGCGCAGTAAAGGATCATTTCGCGGTACCGGTCTATGCCTATCAGGTGTCGGGCGAATATGCGATGATCGAGGCCGCGGTGGCGGTCGGCGCGGGCGACCGTGATGCGCTCGTCCTCGAAACCCTGCTCGCCTTCCGCCGCGCGGGCGCCTCGGGCGTGCTGACCTATCACGCGCTCCACGCGGCGCGGTTGCTGAACGGATGATCGAGACCGCGCGGTTGGTCATGCGGTCGTGGCGCGACGCGGATGTCGCATATTCGATTGCGCGCGGGGCGTGGACGGCGGCATGATCGATCGCCTGTCCGCAACGCCGCGCCGCTGGCTGTTCGTGCTGACGATATTCGTCGGCAGTTTCCTGCTGTTCCAGGTTCAGCCGATGGTGGCGCGGATGGTTCTGCCCAAGCTGGGCGGCGCGCCCGCCGTCTGGAACAGCGCAATGCTCGTCTATCAGGCGCTGCTGC
Proteins encoded in this window:
- a CDS encoding helicase-related protein; amino-acid sequence: MTASSSSPVKAVLGPTNTGKTHLAVERLTAHSSGMIGFPLRLLAREVYDRVVAMKGPAQVALVTGEERIMPPEARYLLGTMEALPVERDVAFVGIDEAQLGADPERGHVFTDRLLRARGREETMILGSASLKGLVRDLVPEAEIVTRPRFSTLSYAGTSKLSRLPKRSAVVAFSAEEVYAIAEMLRRFSGGAAVVMGALSPKTRNAQVAMFEAGEVDYLVATDAIGMGLNLDVQHVAFASLQKFDGRRLRRLTISEMAQIAGRAGRHQQDGSFGTVGTPQGGFTPEEIAAIKGHHFPPLTSLFWRNPAPRFDTLETLLADLALPPAQPSLRAAPEAVDIAVLRHLAGDMEVRMRDGEPEAVQRLWDVCGLPDFEQLGAEHHSRTVLKLWQWRTSGDGMVDPDWFARRLARLDDTDGDIDQLASRIAAVRTLCFIAQRGDWIAGGAGWTERTQDLESRLSDALHAALAQRFVDRRLALLLRDAGQRHTALPVAVAADGTVAVDGEAIGTLNGFQFKVDARARASDHRLLLAAAEKHLRDELARRAATLAAGEDQALSLVSEAGAPPRLAWHGHIVATLARGPTLVQPAIQIDAALRRFEPQQVQAISERLQAFVAEQLARHAAPLAAMGEAAGDLFTPPRVRALLAALVDGGGTAPRAAVEAQLAAMTAEERPQLRKLGLTVGSLDIFHHQLLKPEAVRWRAALLAAQQGEPVPALPPQGAVLQKTGNHAGLRIAGFRRCASGWLRIDMAEKLARQAHAARIQAAAPPTSPVVGGDAHHQEEEAGEDVHAAPPPGFAIDPALATSLGLDEEARRALLASFGFRSVGDPLLQRWRWSGLKIADKGPRRKRGKPNERAEARARSGPAGERPHPPAKQGKGRRGKPAKPPKPSDSAGRAPRADRPQRRGPSPNSPFAGLAAMLAEARKD
- a CDS encoding M23 family metallopeptidase, which translates into the protein MSGNAAALTMSQAIGLRRADAAPEPALSWRDRLALLDLVPDLGDNIGSGEWWRGLATLTLLCGAAIATYPGVQPLEQPAAALDAADFNEARAQMIVPLAFGGDTGRHMAATDAVRPLAQTPERPQIELTATLGQGDSFARVLERSGVGSQDAEALASQVAGAVPLADIAPGTRIDLILGRRAARTMPRPVDALAMRARFDLRIEMERIDGRLVMRRIPIAVDATPLRIRGRVGDSLYRSARAAGASPESIQAYLRVIGRQLSVGSDIRASDEFDIIVEHRRAETGESETGKLLYAGLVRGGKPKLSMIEWTVDGRLQWFEASGAGEQRSGMVRPTNGRITSPFGMRRHPILGYVRMHRGIDMGGGYGGPVFAVSDGVVQVAGRTGGYGNYVKLSHGGGLGTGYGHMSRIAVRPGQHVTRGQVIGYIGSSGLSTGPHLHYEVYRNGVPVNPLSIAFVTRARLEGQALADFRARIRQLTSIAPGAALAPVAAKPVEGPKLGSLGDVAAKRAGEGI
- the hemB gene encoding porphobilinogen synthase: MTHAPFPDLRLRRSRRTAWSRAMVREHHLTPSNLIWPLFVCAGSSTEEPIASLPGVSRWSVDRLVERAKDAAAAGIPCLALFPYTEAGRRSEDGAEALNPDNLMCRATAAIKQALGDDIGVLTDVALDPYTSHGQDGLIDEAGDVLNDETVEVLVGQALNQARAGADIIAPSDMMDGRVGAIREALEIEGFGHVQIMSYAAKYASAFYGPFRDAVGSRGLLKGDKKTYQMDPANVEEALREVEMDLAEGADSVMVKPGLPYLDVVRAVKDHFAVPVYAYQVSGEYAMIEAAVAVGAGDRDALVLETLLAFRRAGASGVLTYHALHAARLLNG